In Anaerolineae bacterium, the following are encoded in one genomic region:
- the mreC gene encoding rod shape-determining protein MreC — MSTTRFFLDSGGAKKPNWRFLLLLLFLGFLLSAFYRAKLLNPVQDLILRITTPAQYGISIASSFLRQTVVSIEELRHLREENEKLKKELERLIIENVQLRELEAENRNLRELLRFTQENPAFDYTAARVTARVIGFDPSGFTRYVLINAGQREGVLPGMAVVTERGLVGRVVDVYHTASKVLLITDPTSSIAAYLQGSQATGMVEGTPEGMLIMRYIPLEAKVSVGEIALTAGLGGTLPKGLVIGQVIEIERKDYAPFQEVRIKPSVNFDRLELVLVLKGGKASIPEEEGH, encoded by the coding sequence ATGTCTACTACAAGGTTCTTTCTGGACTCAGGAGGGGCTAAAAAGCCCAACTGGCGCTTTCTCCTGCTTCTTTTATTCTTGGGCTTCCTCCTTTCAGCCTTCTACAGGGCTAAACTTCTAAATCCGGTGCAGGATCTTATCCTTAGGATTACCACTCCCGCCCAGTATGGAATTTCCATCGCTTCTTCCTTCTTGCGTCAGACTGTGGTTTCCATTGAAGAGCTAAGGCACCTGAGGGAAGAAAACGAGAAGCTCAAGAAGGAATTAGAGCGCCTCATTATTGAAAACGTCCAGCTCCGGGAACTTGAAGCCGAAAACAGAAATTTAAGAGAGCTCCTTCGTTTCACTCAGGAAAATCCAGCCTTTGATTACACAGCCGCCAGGGTTACGGCCAGAGTTATAGGATTTGACCCTTCGGGGTTTACCCGTTATGTGCTCATTAATGCTGGGCAGCGGGAAGGGGTGCTGCCAGGGATGGCGGTGGTAACGGAAAGGGGGCTCGTGGGAAGAGTGGTTGATGTCTATCACACTGCCTCAAAAGTTTTGCTCATAACGGACCCCACAAGCTCCATAGCTGCTTACCTTCAGGGAAGTCAAGCCACCGGAATGGTGGAAGGGACACCGGAAGGAATGCTTATTATGCGCTATATTCCTTTAGAAGCGAAAGTCTCGGTAGGGGAAATAGCTTTAACTGCGGGATTGGGAGGAACTCTTCCCAAGGGTTTAGTGATAGGCCAGGTGATTGAAATTGAGAGAAAGGATTATGCCCCTTTTCAGGAAGTTCGCATAAAGCCTTCGGTGAATTTTGACCGGTTAGAGCTGGTGCTGGTGCTTAAGGGTGGCAAAGCTTCAATCCCTGAGGAGGAAGGCCATTAA
- a CDS encoding rod shape-determining protein translates to MAIDLGTATTLVAVKGKGILINEPSIVALEKESGKILAIGAEAKEMLGRTPVTIEAVRPIRDGVISDFDVTEAMIHYFIRKVHEKLLFRIPRPRVIVGIPSGVTEVEKKAVYDAVVSAGAREVYLVEEPVAAAIGADLPINDSVGSMVIDVGGGTTEIAVLSLGGIVQSASIRVAGDEMDEDIIRYAKQKYNLLIGERMAEQAKIAIGSAYPLPKEETFVLRGRNLITGLPDEVEVSSVEIREAISGSLSAIIDAAKDVLDDTPPELVADLMERGIALVGGGALLKGLDRRLSEELKIKVYVAEDPITCVVRGAAKILEYLDVYYKVLSGLRRG, encoded by the coding sequence ATGGCTATTGACCTCGGAACAGCCACAACTCTGGTAGCCGTTAAGGGCAAAGGGATTTTAATCAATGAACCTTCCATTGTGGCCCTGGAAAAGGAAAGCGGTAAAATCTTGGCCATAGGTGCAGAAGCCAAGGAAATGCTCGGCAGAACTCCGGTCACCATAGAGGCGGTGAGGCCCATAAGAGATGGGGTTATTTCCGATTTTGACGTCACTGAGGCAATGATCCATTACTTTATCCGCAAAGTCCACGAAAAGCTCCTTTTTCGGATCCCAAGGCCCAGGGTTATAGTGGGTATACCCAGTGGAGTGACCGAGGTGGAGAAGAAAGCGGTTTACGATGCAGTCGTAAGTGCGGGGGCCAGAGAAGTTTACCTTGTAGAAGAACCCGTAGCTGCTGCCATTGGAGCTGACCTGCCGATAAACGATTCCGTGGGCAGTATGGTCATTGACGTTGGAGGGGGGACCACTGAAATCGCCGTTTTATCCCTGGGAGGAATCGTTCAAAGTGCTTCCATAAGGGTGGCTGGTGACGAGATGGACGAGGATATAATTCGCTACGCTAAGCAGAAATACAATCTCCTGATAGGGGAGAGGATGGCGGAGCAGGCCAAGATAGCCATAGGCTCGGCTTACCCCTTGCCTAAGGAGGAAACCTTTGTCCTAAGAGGACGCAACCTCATCACTGGCCTCCCCGATGAGGTGGAAGTTTCCAGTGTGGAAATAAGGGAGGCAATTTCTGGTTCCCTTTCCGCTATAATCGATGCGGCCAAAGATGTCCTGGATGATACACCTCCTGAACTCGTGGCCGATCTTATGGAAAGGGGTATTGCTCTGGTGGGAGGAGGAGCTCTCCTCAAAGGCCTTGACCGGAGGCTGAGCGAAGAACTCAAGATTAAAGTTTACGTGGCCGAAGATCCGATAACCTGTGTGGTAAGGGGGGCCGCTAAAATCTTGGAGTATTTAGATGTCTACTACAAGGTTCTTTCTGGACTCAGGAGGGGCTAA
- a CDS encoding aldehyde ferredoxin oxidoreductase family protein: MPYGYTGKILHVNLSTGSFGIEETDELFRRYFFGGWGFILHYLFKEMDPSADPLGPDNVLVFSTGPITGAPISGSGRHAVGAKSPLTGGFGASEAGGFWGAELKRAGFDAIVIKGKAPSPVYLWLHNGQVEIREASHLWGKTTAEVQELLHQELGDRSIKIAQIGPAGENLVRYACITHDLRHFAGRCGLGAVMGSKNLRAIAVKGEGKLEVADPDRLANIRQWLSKNDEALLAGFRHTGTAGILPYLNAAGGLPTRNFTRGHFEGADEISGQKMAETILVDRGSCYACIVRCKRVVEVREGPYPVDPVYGGPEYETIAALGSSCGISDLKAIARANQLCGAYGLDTISAGVTIAFAMECGEKGLLKSDEVDLRFGDPETLLKLLEMIAFRRGLGDLLAEGVRRAAGKIGPEAYPLAMEIKGQEIPMHEPRFKQALGLGYAISPTGADHNHNVHDDGYVKETRSAFRKARALGVLEPLPRNDLGPGKVRLFFYELLWQIGYELWGLCRFLPYDKHQVCEILQAVTGWDVSIWEMMKAGQRIYTLARIFNIKAGFSPSDDRLPERFFEPFVDGPLAGEAINPEAFQKAKELLYGMMGWDPQTGMPYPHTLAELDIKFNL, translated from the coding sequence ATGCCCTACGGTTACACCGGGAAAATTCTCCACGTTAACCTTTCAACGGGATCTTTTGGGATAGAAGAAACCGATGAACTGTTCCGGCGCTACTTTTTCGGAGGATGGGGTTTTATCCTCCACTATCTCTTCAAAGAGATGGATCCATCTGCAGACCCCCTGGGGCCAGACAACGTTCTGGTCTTTTCCACAGGCCCCATAACCGGTGCCCCTATATCTGGAAGCGGGCGCCATGCCGTTGGAGCAAAGTCTCCGCTTACAGGAGGATTTGGAGCTTCGGAAGCGGGGGGGTTCTGGGGTGCTGAGCTTAAGAGGGCTGGCTTTGATGCTATAGTTATAAAGGGCAAAGCCCCTTCACCAGTATACCTATGGCTCCACAATGGCCAGGTGGAAATACGAGAAGCATCTCACCTCTGGGGAAAAACCACAGCCGAAGTCCAGGAACTCCTTCACCAGGAACTCGGGGACAGAAGCATTAAGATTGCTCAGATAGGCCCGGCGGGCGAGAACCTCGTCCGCTATGCCTGCATAACTCATGACCTGCGGCACTTTGCTGGAAGGTGCGGCCTGGGGGCAGTGATGGGCTCCAAAAACCTAAGAGCCATCGCCGTAAAGGGAGAAGGCAAATTGGAAGTGGCCGACCCTGACCGTCTTGCCAACATAAGGCAGTGGCTCAGTAAGAACGATGAAGCCCTTCTGGCCGGATTCCGCCACACAGGGACAGCAGGCATCCTTCCATACCTCAATGCTGCAGGAGGACTCCCCACCCGTAATTTCACCCGGGGCCACTTTGAAGGGGCCGATGAAATTTCTGGGCAGAAAATGGCTGAAACTATCTTAGTGGATAGGGGAAGCTGTTATGCCTGTATTGTCCGCTGCAAAAGGGTTGTAGAGGTTAGAGAAGGCCCATACCCCGTGGATCCGGTATACGGTGGACCCGAATACGAGACCATCGCTGCTTTGGGCTCATCCTGCGGGATAAGCGACCTCAAAGCTATTGCCAGAGCTAATCAGCTCTGTGGAGCTTATGGCCTTGACACCATATCCGCTGGAGTTACCATAGCTTTTGCAATGGAATGTGGAGAAAAAGGGTTGCTCAAAAGCGATGAAGTGGACCTCCGTTTTGGCGACCCTGAAACCCTTCTCAAACTTCTGGAAATGATTGCCTTCCGTCGTGGTCTGGGAGATTTGCTGGCCGAAGGGGTCAGAAGGGCCGCCGGAAAGATAGGACCTGAAGCCTACCCTCTGGCTATGGAAATAAAAGGCCAGGAAATACCCATGCACGAACCCCGTTTCAAGCAGGCCCTCGGCCTCGGCTACGCCATCAGCCCAACCGGAGCTGACCACAACCACAACGTCCATGATGATGGTTATGTCAAGGAAACCAGAAGCGCCTTCCGCAAAGCACGTGCCTTGGGCGTCCTTGAACCCCTCCCCCGCAATGACCTCGGTCCCGGTAAGGTTCGCCTTTTCTTCTACGAGCTCCTCTGGCAAATAGGCTATGAACTCTGGGGTCTGTGCCGCTTCCTGCCTTACGATAAACACCAGGTTTGTGAAATCCTGCAGGCTGTAACAGGGTGGGATGTAAGCATATGGGAAATGATGAAAGCGGGCCAGCGCATTTACACCCTGGCCCGAATATTCAACATCAAAGCCGGATTCTCTCCTTCTGACGACCGCCTCCCGGAGCGTTTCTTTGAACCTTTCGTTGATGGCCCCCTGGCGGGCGAAGCTATAAACCCCGAAGCTTTTCAGAAAGCCAAAGAGCTCCTGTACGGAATGATGGGATGGGACCCGCAAACAGGCATGCCTTACCCCCATACCCTGGCGGAGCTGGACATTAAGTTCAATCTTTGA
- the hisS gene encoding histidine--tRNA ligase, with protein sequence MLYKAPRGTQDILPQEQPYWIHVRNTALRLLHLYGYQPIDVPIFEDTRLFVRSVGETTDIVEKEMYTFLDKGGDSLTLRPEFTAGVVRAYIEHGMHLWPQPVRLYSIGPAFRYERPQAGRFRQFHQINVEALGEGDPALDFEVMSLAWQLYEELGFKGLSFQVNSTGCPICRPSYVAALKDYYKDKISSICEDCQRRLERNPLRLLDCKNEQCQPFIAEAPKMMDFLCDECASHFRTLLGYLDMEGHPYTLNHRLVRGLDYYTKTVFEVWAEGIGAQNAVCGGGRYDGLAQELGGPPTPGVGFAAGIERIVMIMKHQGIKVQPIEGPKVFIAFANETLKKEAVKLTSRLRRFGIAATHALGDRSLKAQLRRADKAGVLYTVIIGEEELARGNVSVRNMSDGTQREVRIEELNQWLEEALSRFPVFVP encoded by the coding sequence GTGTTATATAAAGCCCCAAGGGGAACGCAGGATATTTTGCCTCAAGAGCAGCCATACTGGATTCACGTCAGAAATACTGCTCTACGTTTGCTGCACCTCTACGGCTACCAGCCAATAGATGTACCTATCTTTGAAGACACAAGGCTTTTCGTCAGAAGCGTGGGGGAAACCACCGATATCGTGGAAAAAGAAATGTATACTTTCCTGGATAAAGGGGGTGATTCCCTCACTCTGCGGCCAGAATTCACAGCAGGAGTAGTCAGAGCTTACATAGAGCATGGTATGCATCTGTGGCCCCAGCCTGTCCGCCTGTACTCCATAGGCCCCGCCTTCCGCTATGAAAGACCTCAGGCTGGGCGTTTCCGCCAGTTCCACCAGATTAATGTGGAAGCTCTGGGGGAAGGGGATCCGGCCCTGGACTTTGAAGTCATGAGCCTGGCCTGGCAACTTTACGAGGAACTGGGCTTCAAAGGCCTCTCCTTTCAAGTTAACAGCACCGGTTGCCCTATATGCCGCCCCTCCTATGTCGCTGCCCTTAAGGATTACTACAAGGATAAAATTTCCTCCATATGCGAGGATTGCCAGAGGCGTCTTGAACGCAATCCCCTGAGGCTGTTAGACTGCAAAAATGAGCAGTGTCAGCCCTTCATCGCGGAAGCTCCCAAAATGATGGATTTCCTGTGCGATGAATGCGCCTCCCACTTCCGCACCCTGCTGGGTTACCTCGATATGGAAGGCCACCCCTATACCCTGAACCACCGCCTGGTACGAGGGCTAGATTATTACACCAAAACGGTGTTTGAAGTCTGGGCTGAAGGTATAGGAGCTCAGAATGCCGTTTGCGGAGGGGGCCGATACGATGGCCTTGCTCAGGAGCTTGGAGGCCCCCCAACGCCAGGAGTTGGTTTCGCTGCTGGGATTGAGCGAATCGTAATGATCATGAAACATCAGGGAATAAAAGTCCAGCCCATTGAAGGGCCAAAAGTTTTTATAGCTTTCGCTAACGAAACCCTTAAAAAAGAGGCAGTGAAACTAACCTCCAGACTGAGGCGTTTCGGCATTGCTGCCACCCACGCCCTGGGTGATCGCTCTCTGAAAGCGCAGCTCAGAAGAGCCGATAAGGCTGGCGTCCTCTACACCGTTATAATAGGAGAAGAAGAACTCGCCCGTGGAAATGTCAGCGTGCGAAACATGAGCGATGGCACTCAAAGGGAAGTGAGGATTGAGGAGCTAAACCAATGGCTTGAGGAAGCCCTTTCGCGATTTCCGGTGTTTGTCCCCTGA
- a CDS encoding citryl-CoA lyase gives MATRRYFWRTSITYFEPNVIRIRGYAIEELIARLSFGDVFYLLIKGEVPRRNEGKLIEAILVSCCDHGFLAPSVNAARFAASSGVPLPQAIAAGLLAIGKYHGGAIEDCAFFLKTIAESSSPLEEARRIIREKLSQGERIPGYGHPIHTTDPRIEALVRKARELGFAGSYVDLAFEVEKIVREETGKPITMNVDGVIAALVLEIGFDPRIASAFFLISRTLGLVAHVYEETVREKPFRTVPEGDILYDGPPPRSLDFPNNP, from the coding sequence ATGGCAACCCGTCGCTATTTCTGGCGAACTTCCATAACCTATTTTGAACCAAACGTTATCCGCATCCGCGGTTACGCCATAGAGGAGTTAATAGCCAGGCTTTCCTTCGGCGACGTTTTCTACCTCCTGATTAAAGGAGAAGTTCCCAGACGTAACGAAGGAAAATTGATAGAGGCGATCCTGGTTTCCTGTTGCGACCACGGTTTCCTTGCCCCTTCGGTAAATGCCGCCAGGTTCGCAGCCTCCAGTGGAGTACCCCTCCCTCAGGCGATAGCTGCAGGACTCTTAGCCATTGGCAAATACCATGGAGGAGCGATAGAGGACTGCGCTTTCTTTCTTAAAACAATAGCCGAATCCAGTTCACCCCTGGAAGAAGCCCGCAGGATAATCAGAGAAAAGCTCTCCCAGGGGGAACGTATCCCCGGTTATGGCCACCCCATCCACACTACTGACCCCCGCATTGAGGCCCTTGTTCGCAAAGCCAGGGAATTGGGTTTTGCTGGAAGCTACGTGGATCTTGCTTTTGAAGTGGAGAAAATCGTCAGAGAGGAAACGGGTAAGCCCATAACGATGAATGTAGATGGAGTTATAGCGGCGCTGGTGCTGGAAATCGGCTTTGACCCCCGTATAGCTTCGGCCTTCTTCCTCATCTCCAGAACTTTAGGGCTTGTGGCCCACGTATATGAAGAAACTGTCAGGGAAAAGCCTTTCCGAACTGTGCCGGAGGGAGACATCCTCTACGATGGCCCTCCGCCTCGCTCTTTAGACTTTCCCAATAATCCCTGA
- a CDS encoding acyl-CoA/acyl-ACP dehydrogenase: MDFSWSEEEKIWRSTVRDFAQKVIAPRAREIDTEERIPEDIIKGMAELGLLALTVSEEYGGMGASWTMAAIAAEELGRADISLAVPVLYLVEAAWGFIFDRYGTPQAKEEYLPRVTRGEAFLGIATTEPEGGSDILGACRTRAVKEGNSWVLNGEKVYISGVLESLRWGGIHLTLARTDFRPEAGHRAFTFFAVPLKDTPGITTTRFVDMGRMGISTGGFHMDNVRIPEHYMVGEFNRGFYHAMEGFTAARVLIGATCIGATEAVLEMGIEHIKQRHAFGRPLASYEGIQFPLAEHYANLERNRLLVYKAAWMLDKLYQEKAFTHHETALVAAMVKLRTPIDGFAAMNEVADWFGALAYTKEAPIEMAIRGIRSYSIGAEGAQNIMRLIIAREILGPEFLPYRR; this comes from the coding sequence ATGGATTTTAGCTGGAGCGAAGAGGAAAAGATTTGGCGCAGCACCGTAAGAGATTTCGCCCAGAAGGTAATAGCCCCCAGAGCAAGAGAAATAGATACAGAAGAACGCATCCCCGAGGACATAATCAAGGGGATGGCTGAGCTCGGGCTTCTGGCTTTAACCGTCTCAGAAGAGTACGGAGGTATGGGAGCCTCCTGGACTATGGCAGCCATTGCCGCAGAGGAGCTCGGCCGGGCCGATATAAGCCTTGCTGTTCCTGTGCTGTACCTTGTGGAAGCTGCATGGGGCTTCATCTTTGACCGCTACGGCACACCCCAGGCTAAGGAGGAGTACCTCCCGCGAGTCACCAGAGGCGAGGCTTTCCTGGGAATCGCCACCACTGAGCCGGAAGGGGGCTCCGATATCCTCGGTGCTTGCCGCACCAGAGCGGTTAAAGAGGGAAACTCCTGGGTCCTGAACGGAGAAAAGGTCTATATAAGCGGGGTGCTGGAATCCCTCCGCTGGGGTGGTATACACCTCACCCTGGCTCGTACTGATTTCCGCCCCGAAGCAGGACATCGGGCCTTCACCTTCTTCGCCGTTCCCCTCAAAGATACGCCCGGTATCACTACCACCCGATTTGTAGACATGGGAAGGATGGGCATATCCACTGGCGGTTTCCATATGGATAACGTCCGCATCCCCGAACACTATATGGTGGGTGAATTTAACCGTGGTTTCTACCACGCTATGGAAGGCTTTACCGCCGCCCGGGTCCTCATCGGTGCTACCTGTATCGGCGCTACAGAAGCGGTTCTGGAAATGGGGATAGAGCACATAAAGCAGCGACACGCTTTTGGCCGCCCCCTTGCTTCCTATGAAGGAATTCAGTTCCCCCTGGCTGAACATTACGCCAACCTGGAACGCAACCGCCTCCTGGTCTATAAAGCTGCATGGATGCTGGACAAGCTTTACCAGGAGAAAGCTTTCACCCATCACGAGACAGCCCTCGTAGCCGCCATGGTCAAGCTGAGAACGCCTATCGATGGCTTTGCTGCCATGAACGAAGTGGCTGATTGGTTCGGAGCCCTTGCGTATACCAAAGAGGCGCCCATTGAGATGGCTATAAGAGGGATTCGGTCCTATTCTATCGGTGCAGAGGGAGCTCAGAACATAATGCGCCTCATCATCGCCCGGGAAATATTGGGGCCAGAATTCCTGCCTTACAGACGATGA
- a CDS encoding peptidoglycan bridge formation glycyltransferase FemA/FemB family protein — translation MSKLELLLDSEINSSEWDDFTRHAQYGHLLQSSLWGKLKEGFGWKASRILLLENGFPLAGAQILFRPLLPGLCKPVVAYVPRGPILPPEEGEISRVLLGAIHIRAREEGAIFLKIEPDWVEFSWPERIEEPSHCQHSIPLQKWGFIPARTIQPRSTIILDISVPEEEILSRMKHKTRYNIRLASRKGVRVRRGSTDDLPVFYALMEITSKRDRFGIHTCDYYRKALELFAPSGDAILLLAEYEGEVLAGLMAFKWGKRAFYMYGASSNFHRNLMPNHLLQWEAILWAKNAGCLTYDLWGIPDEVGQDPKRYWDEPPERHDGLWGVYRFKRGFGGNVVRYTGAWDYVYSPAWYTLYRLALKFLRP, via the coding sequence ATGAGCAAACTTGAGCTTTTGCTGGATTCCGAAATAAACTCTAGCGAGTGGGATGATTTCACACGGCACGCCCAGTATGGGCATCTCCTCCAGAGCTCTCTCTGGGGAAAGCTAAAGGAGGGCTTCGGCTGGAAGGCAAGCCGGATTCTGCTTTTAGAAAATGGCTTCCCTCTGGCCGGAGCCCAGATTCTCTTCAGACCCCTCCTGCCAGGTCTCTGCAAGCCCGTGGTGGCCTATGTGCCCAGAGGCCCGATTTTACCGCCTGAAGAGGGAGAAATTTCCAGGGTTCTACTGGGTGCCATCCATATCCGGGCCCGAGAAGAAGGTGCTATATTCCTCAAAATTGAACCCGATTGGGTTGAATTTTCCTGGCCTGAAAGGATAGAGGAGCCTTCTCACTGCCAGCATTCTATTCCTTTGCAAAAGTGGGGTTTCATTCCAGCTCGCACCATTCAGCCCCGCAGCACCATAATCCTTGACATTTCAGTGCCGGAAGAAGAAATCTTGTCCAGAATGAAACACAAAACCCGCTACAACATTCGGCTTGCCTCCCGGAAAGGGGTCAGGGTGCGCAGAGGCAGTACCGATGATTTGCCCGTCTTTTACGCCCTGATGGAGATAACCTCAAAGCGCGACCGATTCGGAATCCATACCTGTGACTACTATCGGAAAGCCCTGGAACTTTTCGCCCCTTCTGGCGATGCGATCCTCCTCCTGGCAGAATATGAGGGGGAGGTTCTGGCAGGGCTTATGGCCTTCAAATGGGGAAAAAGGGCTTTCTATATGTACGGAGCCTCCTCCAACTTCCACCGAAATCTCATGCCCAACCACCTCCTTCAGTGGGAAGCCATTCTCTGGGCCAAAAATGCAGGCTGCCTGACCTACGACCTCTGGGGCATACCTGATGAAGTGGGACAGGATCCAAAGCGTTACTGGGACGAACCCCCGGAACGCCACGACGGTCTATGGGGGGTTTACAGGTTCAAACGGGGATTCGGAGGTAATGTGGTCCGTTACACAGGAGCATGGGATTACGTCTACTCACCCGCCTGGTATACCCTTTACAGGCTGGCCTTAAAATTCCTCAGACCTTAA